The sequence TTTCTCGACGAAACAAGGATGGCTCTATCTTTTCATCCTCATTCTCAGCATTGCAAGTTTCACTTACGCGAGAATGGAGAGATCGCGCATCGGCAGGATCTACTCCTACATCGGCACGTCACCCGATCTCGCCCAGAGCTTCGGCATATACTTCATGAAATACCGGGTGCAGGCATACGTGATCAGCGCCTTCTTCACAGGGCTTACAGGAGCCGCCATGGGAGGCTATCTCGGTGCAGTGAGCCCTGACGGCTACACGTTTTATTACTCCCTGACCTCACAGATAGTTGCCATCCTCGGCGGAATAGGATCCATTGTAGTAGGGCCTTTGGTCGGTTCCATACTCTACAACATCTTTGACGAGTACCTGGTCTATTTCGCCGGTGCCAGGTCGCTTATCATGGGGCTGCTGTTGATAGTCGTGATCTTCTTTTTTCCGGAAGGTTTGGTGGGGTTGCGCAAACGATTCCGTCGCACGAAGGAGACAAAGCACGTTGTCACTACTTGAAGTTGCGGGATTGAGCAAGAGTTTTGGTGGGAATGTAGCAGTCGGCGGGGTCGATTTCAACGTAAGGCCCGGCGAGATCGTAGGTCTGGTGGGACCCAATGGCGCGGGCAAGAGCACCATCTTCAATCTCATCACCGGGTATCTTCGGCCGGACAAGGGTATAGTGAAGTTCAAGGGCGAGAACATTGACCACTTAAGGCCTGATCAGGTTGCGAGAAAGGGCATCGGAAGGACATTCCAGATAACACTTCTGTTCCGTGGCCAGACCGTGCTCGAGAGCCTGCTTGCCGGATACGTGCGGGAGCACAAAACAGGCTTCTGGCAGGCCCTCTTCAATACTGCCTCTTACCAGGAGGAGGAGAAGCAGGCGCTGCAGCGGGGCCTGGAAGTCCTTAAGCTCATGGGGTTGACCGAATGGAAGGAGCGGCAGGTGAATGTCGTTCCGCTTGGGCTCCAGCGCTTCCTGGGAATCGCGCAGGTAATCATGTCACCCGTTGAAATACTGTTGCTCGATGAACCGCTGACCGGTATGAACGAGGAAGAGATCGCGAGCCTGTTGGATCGGCTCAGGAACCTTCGCGCCCAGGGAACAAGCATCTTTATCATAGAACATCACATGAAAGCGGTGATGGCATTCTGCGACCGTATCATCGTCATAAACTTCGGGCAGAAGATTGCAGAGGGCACACCCAGGGAGATCAGCGAAAACCCTGCGGTCATTGAAGCATACCTGGGACGCAAGAAAGGGACAAGAAGTGCTTCTTGAGATCCGTAACATCAGTGTAAGCTACGGTTCCGTGGAAGTCCTCAAAGGGATTTCGATCACGATCGAAGCCGGCAAAGTGGTGTGCCTTCTCGGTGCCAACGGGGCCGGGAAGAGCACCGCATTGAGGGCTCTCAGTGGTTTGGTGCCGCTGAACAGCGGTGAAATATACTTTGACGGCCAGAGAATAGATTCCCTCCCGCCGCACCACATCGTGCGCAGGGGGGTCATTCATGTCCCGGAGGAAAGGAGACTCTTCCCGGAAATGGGTGTCCTGGAGAACCTTGAAA comes from Syntrophorhabdales bacterium and encodes:
- a CDS encoding branched-chain amino acid ABC transporter permease, producing MSLGKTGIALKLPLAIIALGALAYILGFLPNRWQQICILWAIWSTVGMSWLIMLRAGIFSAGQAVFLCIGGYTAAVLTLKFGCSFWLALLVAAALCSIVALIVGVIILRLKGLYFLVISFVFAEIVRLTIAASDYLGSSEGLFGLPVPNSILGINFSTKQGWLYLFILILSIASFTYARMERSRIGRIYSYIGTSPDLAQSFGIYFMKYRVQAYVISAFFTGLTGAAMGGYLGAVSPDGYTFYYSLTSQIVAILGGIGSIVVGPLVGSILYNIFDEYLVYFAGARSLIMGLLLIVVIFFFPEGLVGLRKRFRRTKETKHVVTT
- a CDS encoding ABC transporter ATP-binding protein; amino-acid sequence: MSLLEVAGLSKSFGGNVAVGGVDFNVRPGEIVGLVGPNGAGKSTIFNLITGYLRPDKGIVKFKGENIDHLRPDQVARKGIGRTFQITLLFRGQTVLESLLAGYVREHKTGFWQALFNTASYQEEEKQALQRGLEVLKLMGLTEWKERQVNVVPLGLQRFLGIAQVIMSPVEILLLDEPLTGMNEEEIASLLDRLRNLRAQGTSIFIIEHHMKAVMAFCDRIIVINFGQKIAEGTPREISENPAVIEAYLGRKKGTRSAS